Proteins from one Triticum aestivum cultivar Chinese Spring chromosome 7A, IWGSC CS RefSeq v2.1, whole genome shotgun sequence genomic window:
- the LOC123153231 gene encoding protein NTM1-like 9: protein MEGLDVDDVFHHYRLSPTEVEVVTYYLPRLLSGETLHGVDKLIHRVNISGCEPKDLAARYAPVPQAISSGDRFFFTTCKSKNGSKLQSVRGAGGSTWTIQKTKEICHAGVKVGEVKNLSFKKKGKSTGWVMEEYRCLLPEATVSDGVKVFCKMHLAQHAPDAARQESEAYKLQQPQPEAVTQSTHAQKRPATAAAAEPHPAPATSSFTAAAPVFLPDESVPEADDDMARFCCTIDELLGSQAEENLPVGATNSIEQNFYLEPEGLFADAAEEIVPLEADELEFLRTFLDEEAEESTNDKSSIAQDVGTYKPPPPIIFHDPFEAAWKAEEALEKEKRCNAAANLHAGGHSNFFSPASVY, encoded by the coding sequence ATGGAGGGGCTCGACGTCGACGACGTCTTCCACCACTACCGGCTGAGCCCCACGGAAGTGGAGGTCGTCACCTACTACCTGCCACGCCTCCTCTCCGGCGAGACGCTGCACGGCGTCGACAAGCTCATCCACCGCGTCAACATCTCCGGCTGCGAGCCCAAGGATTTGGCCGCCCGATACGCGCCCGTGCCGCAGGCCATCAGCAGCGGCGACCGGTTCTTCTTCACCACGTGCAAGAGCAAGAACGGGAGCAAGCTCCAGAGCGTGCGCGGCGCCGGCGGCAGCACATGGACCATCCAGAAGACCAAAGAGATTTGCCACGCGGGAGTCAAGGTCGGCGAGGTCAAGAACCTGtccttcaagaagaagggcaagtccacCGGCTGGGTCATGGAGGAGTACCGGTGCCTGCTGCCGGAGGCCACCGTCAGCGACGGGGTGAAGGTCTTCTGCAAGATGCACTTGGCTCAGCATGCCCCTGACGCGGCCCGACAGGAATCGGAGGCGTACAAGCTTCAACAACCGCAACCGGAGGCCGTGACCCAGAGCACGCACGCGCAGAAGAGGCCAGcgaccgctgccgccgccgagCCTCACCCGGCACCTGCCACATCGTCGTTCACCGCTGCAGCACCGGTTTTCTTGCCGGATGAATCCGTACCTGAAGCTGACGACGACATGGCCCGGTTCTGTTGCACAATCGATGAGCTTCTCGGGTCACAAGCGGAGGAAAATCTCCCGGTCGGAGCTACTAACAGCATCGAACAGAACTTCTACTTGGAACCAGAGGGGCTTTTCGCTGATGCTGCAGAAGAAATCGTCCCGCTCGAAGCTGACGAGCTGGAGTTCCTTAGGACCTTCCTCGATGAAGAAGCAGAAGAGTCGACGAACGACAAGTCATCCATTGCCCAAGACGTGGGGACttacaagccgccgccgccgatcatCTTCCATGATCCATTTGAAGCAGCGTGGAAGGCCGAAGAGGCGCTCGAGAAGGAGAAGAGGTGCAATGCCGCGGCCAATCTTCACGCTGGAGGGCACAGCAACTTCTTCTCGCCTGCAAGTGTCTActaa